In Lycium barbarum isolate Lr01 chromosome 9, ASM1917538v2, whole genome shotgun sequence, the DNA window TGACTATTGCTCACCGAATTACTGTTATCACAGATCATCTGCTCCTTTATCTGATGTTGTTACATTTTCCAGTCAGAGATATCAACAAGAACCTCAGTTTCAGAGGTTTTTCAAGACTGCATAAATAATCTAGGTAGAAATGTTTGTGAAGATGGGAGAAATATGTGGTCTCCTCTATATACATCTTTTGAAAAATCTGTTGATCATTCTTTAATCTTCTCGCAACCTGGAAGTCACCCAAATGAAGTACTTCATGAGACTGCAGTTCAAGGATCTGATGACTGTGAAAATCTGCTTCCGCCAAGCTGTGAAAGTTCCATTTCAAAACACCAAGAGGAAGGGCAGATGTGGGCAGAAAAGGATCCAAAGTTTGAAGGACAAACTAGCAACTTGAGAGTCTTGGGAAAGGGTTTAGTAGATAAAACTGAGCCAacttttagaaataatttaagtAATGGTAGTGTTTCATATGATGCTGGACAAGTCACTGAACGACCTGAGCCAAATAAAGGAGTGTTGGGTTTGTCGGATCTTCCCACTGCATATCCAGATGAATGTGCTGAGAAAAATTTAGGTTTTGAGACCGAGTGTAATTATACAATGGACAAACCTTTCAGGTTCTGTGCTGGCTATGAGCTGTATGAAGCACTAGGGCCAGTATTCCAGGAAGGGAATTCTTCCAAGGACTGGGGTTTAGGGAACCGTGAAGAAATGGCTGTTGAGATGCTTGAGGGGATTGGCACCAGCAGTCTGTTTATGAGCAACACTGGCAATGAGCATCTTCTAGAAGCAGTAATAGCTAATGTTAACCGCCATGACAATGATTGTATCAGTGTCAGGTCATTCTGTAAATCTGTTGATTCCCCCTTGGCCACTGAAATAAGTGTCGAACCTTGTACCATTGATATCGGCACAATCAGTTCTACAGGCTATTCATTCGATCGAGAAACATTGAACAGCTTCAACTCATCAGGTGCATGCAGTATGCGTTCTTCTAGGGGGTTTTCATCAACCAGTTGTAGCAGAGGTAGTGAACCTGTTAAAATGCATAAAAAGAGGGCTAGACCTGGTGAAAGTTCCCGACCTAGACCCAGGGATAGACAATTAATCCAAGATCGCATCAAGGAGCTCCGCGACCTGGTTCCAAATGGTTCTAAGGTAACCTAATAGGCTATATTTCCTTATTCTGAAGTTGCTTAATTTTTTATTCGGATGTGCTGAAACTTTTGGATGATACCACAGTGCAGTATAGACTCACTTCTAGAACGAACAATCAAACACATGCTCTTCATGCAAAATGTTACCAAGCATGCTGACAAGCTAAGTAAGTGTTCAGCATCAAAGGTGAGCTTTTCTTGCATGGTTAGTAATTTATTTCTCAATGCACATGGTTTGAATTACAGttaccagtttaaaaaaaaattcacatgGTTTGAATTGCTAATGCCAAGTAAAGCCTGGTAATTGAAAATGATGTCCAAATACCTCCCTTCCTTGAAAAAAGGTTTGGTAAATTGTAAACGGGATCGTTTATCCTTGGTAATTgacatatttttctttttctttttctattttataTTTCCTAATTGGAAGTTCGGGGAGGGGTGGGATAAAAAATGCAGTTAAATGCTGATGGAAATCTCTGTTCTTTATTTTATGGCAATTTGATCAAGGTTGCTTACCTTGTTGGAAGTGAATCATGGCTAAAGGAAAACCAATATTTTCTGACATTTTTTATACAGGGGTATGGGGAGGGTGGAGCAAATACTGTTGAAATTACATGGTCAGTTTTTAGATGTGTGGTCCTTTGGCTCTTCTGCAAGCTTGCCTCTTCTCATTTCTCTTAGTTCTATTTTCTATTTGGCAAAATTCCTTTAGAAATAATTATTGGATGAGAAGtgctttaatgtgtttcttaatTTAAGCTTCTGTTGCATGGCTCTGTTGTGGCGATAACCGGCTGAGCAAATAGCTAGTTTATATGGTTCCGGTTACCAATAATTTTCTTTTTTCTGTTTAAAAAATTATCTCCACTAATTTACTTTGCGTTGAACATGTTACAGCTGGTTGACGAGGAATCGGGTATCTGTGGATCTTCCTCCCATGAACACGGTTCAAGCTGGGCAGTCGAAGTTGGAAATGACCAAAAAGTTTGTCCTATGAGGGTTGAAAACTTAGGCATGAATGGTCAAATGCTTGTAGAAGTAAGGACAGTTAATTTTGATGGTGAATTCTGGCGCCTTAAATTTTTGTTAGACTATTTGGTGAAACAGTAAGGGATGAAACATTTATCATTACGTGAAACGAATGCAGATCTTCGAAGACGGCAGCCATTTCCTTGACATAACCGAAGCCATCCGGAGCTTGGGTCTTACAATTTTAAAAGGTCTGGCAGACGCTTATGGTGAGAGGACGCGTATGTGTTTTGTGGTTGAGGTACAATCCTGACTATTGATATGATATTTTCTCGACCTCAAGTAGAACCAGCTGGTTCACGTGTAGTGGATCTTGGTACTCAGCAAGATGTTTTATCCACTATCTACTTAAGTTTGTGTGGTTCCCCATCCTCTCTTAAAGGAGTCGTATCAACATATAAAGGCTGATACAGTTGATACTGGACTGTGGGTCATCTAGCTCTTAAGCATATCAATGAAAGATGAAAAGAAATATGTATTTTCACATTTTTATGAGAAAAATTGTTTATGAACCTTTCATTTGAAATCTGAAGTTTTAATCTAAAATTTTACAACACATCATTGGAAAGTTGATGATGCTTTATTATGCAGCTTCATACTAATTGCTTTGAAATGTTTCTAATGATTTTACAAATAATCCTTCTAGTGTAATCCTTTTTGCCAATagacttaatatcttttttatttttactttttaattatatttattttttaaaatatatttttctttttatattatttatctttcatttcctttATTCTCAATACcagcctttatttttattttatttttaaattttttgtttaTTACATAGGGagttgcgggggggggggggggggggggaatgggggagggattacaacgtggggattcgaaccctcaccaataaggtgaaagttcaggtagtcaaccaactgagctactagatccctactctCAATCCTAACCTTTACtttgtgattccatgtaattgctccttttttttttttttttttggtttttgaaactacacctcttaatattagaaagaatgaatcattaacaaacttggcatataatgagtgacgttattaaagtagaatgaggttatagactttatttttcttttcttttgaattatatttacttaagtcACATTGAACTTATGTAATGTtgaaatttgacataagagtattatgttaaactttttctctTGGATTTTGAATGtaggttatattttcgattttaattatttgctttagtactattgacttgttatttcacatttgcatgttgtttattttttcacttacagttgatagatttttttgtcaaacatttgaataaaaTTATGgcattat includes these proteins:
- the LOC132610643 gene encoding transcription factor bHLH155-like isoform X2 gives rise to the protein MASQLQQALRSLCCNTPWKYAVFWKLTHRARMMLTWEDAYYDNDGFPEKISPGSTAGNLHDGPYSNNRLGVAVAKMSYHVYSLGEGIVGQVAITGKHLWVSADKGAAITSLAPEHCDGWQAQFSAGIKTIVVAAVAPHGVVQLGSLDSIPEDLRVVKHIRDVFSELQELMASCLQSSMQNSMENSCMSEISTRTSVSEVFQDCINNLGRNVCEDGRNMWSPLYTSFEKSVDHSLIFSQPGSHPNEVLHETAVQGSDDCENLLPPSCESSISKHQEEGQMWAEKDPKFEGQTSNLRVLGKGLVDKTEPTFRNNLSNGSVSYDAGQVTERPEPNKGVLGLSDLPTAYPDECAEKNLGFETECNYTMDKPFRFCAGYELYEALGPVFQEGNSSKDWGLGNREEMAVEMLEGIGTSSLFMSNTGNEHLLEAVIANVNRHDNDCISVRSFCKSVDSPLATEISVEPCTIDIGTISSTGYSFDRETLNSFNSSGACSMRSSRGFSSTSCSRGSEPVKMHKKRARPGESSRPRPRDRQLIQDRIKELRDLVPNGSKCSIDSLLERTIKHMLFMQNVTKHADKLTG
- the LOC132610643 gene encoding transcription factor EMB1444-like isoform X1, with amino-acid sequence MASQLQQALRSLCCNTPWKYAVFWKLTHRARMMLTWEDAYYDNDGFPEKISPGSTAGNLHDGPYSNNRLGVAVAKMSYHVYSLGEGIVGQVAITGKHLWVSADKGAAITSLAPEHCDGWQAQFSAGIKTIVVAAVAPHGVVQLGSLDSIPEDLRVVKHIRDVFSELQELMASCLQSSMQNSMENSCMSEISTRTSVSEVFQDCINNLGRNVCEDGRNMWSPLYTSFEKSVDHSLIFSQPGSHPNEVLHETAVQGSDDCENLLPPSCESSISKHQEEGQMWAEKDPKFEGQTSNLRVLGKGLVDKTEPTFRNNLSNGSVSYDAGQVTERPEPNKGVLGLSDLPTAYPDECAEKNLGFETECNYTMDKPFRFCAGYELYEALGPVFQEGNSSKDWGLGNREEMAVEMLEGIGTSSLFMSNTGNEHLLEAVIANVNRHDNDCISVRSFCKSVDSPLATEISVEPCTIDIGTISSTGYSFDRETLNSFNSSGACSMRSSRGFSSTSCSRGSEPVKMHKKRARPGESSRPRPRDRQLIQDRIKELRDLVPNGSKCSIDSLLERTIKHMLFMQNVTKHADKLSKCSASKLVDEESGICGSSSHEHGSSWAVEVGNDQKVCPMRVENLGMNGQMLVEIFEDGSHFLDITEAIRSLGLTILKGLADAYGERTRMCFVVEGQNDRTLHRMDVLWSLMQLLQAKISV